Proteins encoded in a region of the Stieleria neptunia genome:
- a CDS encoding prenyltransferase/squalene oxidase repeat-containing protein has protein sequence MRFLSRGWLVAVGVLMLLQAEGQTQETVRIGDEVRPLPVVEPTEPEALQAAIERGVQFLIDDQNPNGSWGSPTKTKALNIYAPVPGAHHAFRAGTTSLALSGLLEVAPDDPKTQSTIDRAEAWLYEHLGSLRRASGDAIYNVWGHAYSIQALVRLHRRHAGETAAQEKIVALIRDQFDMLQRYESVDGGWGYYDFRYQSNQPTSSSISFVNGAVLIALAEAREIGVEPPKRIVDRAIAATNRQKKSDFSYLYGEYLKDRPAREINRPGGSLGRTQCCNAALRAWGDKTVTDDVIKTWLYRLYVRNGWLDIGRKRPVPHESWMQVAGYFYYFGHYYGAVCLDQLPAEQRAPYQAMLAKLILDRQEKNGSWWDYPLYDYHRPYGTGFALMTLHRCKAVEGERAEK, from the coding sequence ATGAGATTCTTGTCGCGTGGTTGGCTGGTTGCCGTTGGAGTCCTGATGCTGTTGCAGGCGGAAGGTCAAACCCAGGAGACGGTTCGGATCGGCGATGAAGTCCGACCGTTGCCGGTGGTCGAGCCGACTGAGCCGGAGGCATTGCAGGCCGCGATCGAACGTGGCGTTCAGTTCTTGATCGACGACCAGAACCCCAACGGATCCTGGGGGTCGCCGACCAAGACCAAGGCACTCAACATCTACGCCCCCGTTCCCGGTGCGCACCACGCGTTTCGCGCCGGAACGACGTCGTTGGCGCTTTCCGGCTTGCTGGAAGTCGCCCCCGATGACCCCAAAACCCAGTCGACGATCGATCGGGCCGAAGCTTGGTTGTACGAGCATCTCGGATCGCTCCGGCGGGCCAGTGGCGACGCGATCTACAACGTCTGGGGACACGCCTATTCGATCCAGGCACTCGTCCGGTTGCACCGGCGACACGCCGGCGAGACCGCGGCTCAGGAAAAGATTGTCGCGCTGATCCGCGATCAATTCGACATGCTGCAACGCTACGAATCGGTGGACGGCGGCTGGGGGTACTACGATTTCCGGTACCAGTCCAATCAGCCGACATCCAGCTCGATCAGTTTCGTCAACGGCGCCGTGCTGATCGCCTTGGCCGAAGCGCGGGAGATCGGGGTGGAACCACCCAAGCGAATCGTCGATCGAGCGATCGCCGCGACCAACCGTCAAAAGAAGTCGGATTTCAGTTACTTGTACGGCGAGTACCTGAAGGACCGTCCGGCACGAGAAATCAATCGCCCGGGCGGCAGCCTGGGACGGACACAGTGCTGCAACGCCGCGTTGCGGGCCTGGGGCGACAAAACGGTGACCGATGACGTGATCAAGACTTGGCTGTATCGCTTGTACGTCCGCAACGGTTGGTTGGACATCGGACGCAAACGACCGGTTCCCCACGAATCCTGGATGCAGGTGGCAGGCTACTTCTACTACTTCGGGCACTACTACGGAGCGGTGTGCTTGGACCAATTACCCGCCGAACAACGCGCGCCCTATCAAGCGATGCTGGCGAAATTGATCTTGGACCGTCAAGAAAAGAACGGGTCGTGGTGGGATTACCCGCTGTACGATTACCACCGACCCTACGGCACCGGATTCGCTCTGATGACGCTGCATCGGTGCAAGGCAGTCGAGGGGGAGAGGGCAGAAAAATAG